The Mesotoga infera genome includes the window ACGGGATTAGAAGTCTTCAAGGAAACACCGAAATCTCCTTGAACCGCACCGGTGATGAATTTACCGAATCTGATAATGAGTGGCTGGTCATAACCCAGCTTTGCCTTGAGTCTATCAACGGCCTCAGGAGGTGCATTGCCTCCAAGAATCGCGCCGACCGGGTCGGCGGGTATTACATTTGCAATAAAGAAGACAATACAGGCGACTCCGAAGAGAACTATGATCATTAAGAATAATCTTCTGAGTAAGAATTGTCCGAAGTTCATAGATTTACCCCCGTATCAATAACCGATTTTTTAGAAAGCAACGCCCCGCTCGCTGAGCGGGGCGGGGGATACTTTATTTGGAGACCTTAGTGAAGTCGAACAACATTCCGTAGCCGAAAGCGGCTTCATCGAAGTTCTTCACTTCTTTGCGAATTCCCCAGAACTCTACGGTCTGGTAAAGCATCGCAAAAGGTCCGTTGTGGAACCAGTATTCTGTAAGATCCTTGTAAATCTGTTCACGCTTGTCTGGATTGGGCTCTATCTGACCCCACTCACAAAGTGTCGCTGCATAGTCATCGTACCATGCATTTCTCCATGCTAGTTGATTTGCCCTGTAGCTGGCATGAGCCATCGCAAGGTTGTCCGGATCGGGATAGTCATTACCCCAGCCGGCGATTATCATCTGATGACCCTGTGCACGGTACTTGGCGTACATCTGAGAAGACTGCATTATTACTATGTTGGCCTTTATTCCTGAAAGCGCCAGGTCGGCCTGAATCTTCTCGGCCTCAGCCTTTCTCGTGTCAGTGTTGCTAGTCAGAAGCTCGACTTCGAATCCATCAGGATAACCTGCTTCGGCTAGAAGAGCCTTTGCCTTTTCGACATCCTGGTAGAACGGGTTCTCTTCGACGTAGCCGAAGTAGCCCTTGTTTATGAAACCCTGTACCAGGAGAGCATTATTGAGCATGATGTCCTCAACTATCTCTTCGTAATTGATTGAGAATCTTACGGCTTCTCTTACTTTTGGATTTGCAAGGGGTCCCCATGTAGCGTTCATCGCTAGATACTCGTTTGAATGTCCCGGAACCTTGACTTCAACGATGTCGGGATTTCTCTTGGCCTCTTCAAGCAGCTGTGGCGTGAGATCCCATGCCACATCGATATCTCCTCTTTCGAGAAGAAGTCTCTGGTTGGATGCCTCTGGAATGTCTCTTACCATGATTTTCTGCATAGGAGGCTGTTCACCGTAGTAATAGCGGTTGGCTTCTAGAAGGATAACGTTGTTTCTTTCCCACTGAACGAGAACGTATGGACCGGCGCCTGCAGAGTGGTCTGTAAGCCATGCGCCACCAAGGTCTCCATCGACTTCGTGTTCAAGGACTACGTCTTTGTTGACAATACCTGTGAACATGTTGGATAGAATTCCGAGTGTGATGTTTTCTGCATAAGGAGCGTTCAAGGTTATCGACACGGTGTAATCGTCGATCTGCTG containing:
- a CDS encoding ABC transporter substrate-binding protein translates to MKRSFILISLMVLLVAAMGFAATPKDTLVIGANTGIFITMDPAVAYEVFPNKIVAAIYAQLVKLEAIDGVIVPVPDIAESWEISDDGLTYTFNIRKGVKFSNGDDLTAEDVLFSLKRPIVLESVSAWFLVDIFGINKDNVDEKIQQIDDYTVSITLNAPYAENITLGILSNMFTGIVNKDVVLEHEVDGDLGGAWLTDHSAGAGPYVLVQWERNNVILLEANRYYYGEQPPMQKIMVRDIPEASNQRLLLERGDIDVAWDLTPQLLEEAKRNPDIVEVKVPGHSNEYLAMNATWGPLANPKVREAVRFSINYEEIVEDIMLNNALLVQGFINKGYFGYVEENPFYQDVEKAKALLAEAGYPDGFEVELLTSNTDTRKAEAEKIQADLALSGIKANIVIMQSSQMYAKYRAQGHQMIIAGWGNDYPDPDNLAMAHASYRANQLAWRNAWYDDYAATLCEWGQIEPNPDKREQIYKDLTEYWFHNGPFAMLYQTVEFWGIRKEVKNFDEAAFGYGMLFDFTKVSK